The following coding sequences are from one Peromyscus eremicus chromosome X, PerEre_H2_v1, whole genome shotgun sequence window:
- the LOC131898981 gene encoding uncharacterized protein LOC131898981 yields MEDSSSSDGSFHPFLYCSKFVKENIQTSEKHLQDKNLDHDSESKDMLQCQLVKELISVDHIRTSGSAVSHSYLDQSEGRSSFYIFPLNKSKPQGKFAVNILSGEKKCLHYNIEHMSNSHHRVLYGTGKGEVVLCQPPPLTDYTTDVFVNPLAPEAPPLPSDWLIQLTSSKGPSAPRVVSSISSPETSPLLVLETTTATTSACLKTTSKIDLKMSPEFPSTPESLECFELQPDDLSPRSQDQMIPPHLYPSVTSLSSKSWDSVVDVIDHTLAVQPQQCSTYQFIKSFPQSLKSAKSSPVSPSKSRAACRPLPQKQVQNTSGSSSAQLPRSPRVSHHSLSVSASSSPQTQISSNLSLSPKRSVSHLTKLIEAQSRSPMMYSPQSKLSCFTSTKVTTLQSSLSSLKSTSISSRRALAISQYAIVPPYTDVKQNPPSILPILSKARKALMEAIRKGIQLHKTRESIPRGETKFPENEADIIRIRRKAMGYNSGKSDSETDWVE; encoded by the coding sequence ATGGAAGACTCAAGTTCTTCTGATGGTTCATTCCACCCATTTTTATATTGTtcaaaatttgtaaaagaaaacatacaaacaagtgAGAAACACTTACAGGACAAGAATCTAGACCACGACAGTGAATCAAAAGATATGCTACAATGTCAACTGGTGAAAGAACTTATCTCTGTGGATCACATTCGAACCTCTGGTAGTGCAGTATCTCATTCATATTTAGATCAATCAGAAGGTAGATCTTCATTCTACATTTTTCCACTGAATAAGAGCAAGCCTCAAGGAAAATTTGCAGTGAACATCTTATCTGGTGAGAAAAAATGTCTACATTACAATATTGAGCATATGAGCAATTCACATCATCGTGTCCTTTATGGAACTGGTAAGGGGGAAGTGGTGCTCTGCCAGCCACCACCTCTAACTGATTATACAACAGATGTATTTGTCAACCCTCTGGCACCAGAAGCACCACCGTTACCATCTGATTGGCTGATCCAACTTACCAGTTCTAAAGGACCATCTGCTCCTAGAGTTGTAAGCTCCATAAGCTCACCAGAAACATCTCCATTACTTGTTTTGGAAACTACAACTGCAACAACATCTGCTTGCTTAAAAACCACTTCTAAAATAGATCTAAAGATGTCACCCGAATTCCCTTCAACACCAGAATCTCTTGAATGTTTTGAACTGCAACCAGATGATCTAAGTCCAAGGAGTCAAGATCAGATGATCCCTCCACATTTATATCCATCGGTAACTTCACTAAGTAGTAAGTCATGGGATTCAGTTGTGGATGTTATTGACCACACTTTAGCTGTACAACCACAACAATGTTCCACTTATCAGTTCATAAAGTCTTTTCCACAATCACTGAAATCTGCAAAATCATCACCAGTATCTCCATCAAAATCAAGAGCTGCATGTAGACCACTACCACAAAAACAAGTCCAAAATACATCAGGGTCTTCAAGTGCCCAATTACCAAGATCTCCTAGGGTATCACATCATTCTCTTTCAGTATCTGCCTCATCAAGCCCCCAAACACAAATTTCTTCAAATCTGTCACTGTCACCAAAACGTTCGGTGAGCCACTTAACAAAACTTATCGAAGCACAGTCAAGATCACCCATGATGTATTCACCACAATCAAAACTATCATGTTTCACCTCAACAAAAGTTACCACTCTACAGTCATCATTGTCTTCTCTGAAATCTACATCCATTTCAAGCCGTAGAGCTCTAGCAATAAGTCAGTATGCAATAGTGCCACCATATACCGATGTAAAGCAAAATCCTCCATCAATCCTGCCTATATTGAGCAAAGCAAGGAAAGCGTTGATGGAAGCAATAAGAAAAGGCATTCAACTACATAAAACTCGAGAAAGTATACCAAGAGGTGAAACCAAGTTTCCTGAAAATGAAGCAGATATCATCCGGATCCGTCGTAAAGCTATGGGGTATAATTCAGGAAAATCAGATAGTGAGACTGACTGGgttgaataa